A DNA window from Drosophila pseudoobscura strain MV-25-SWS-2005 chromosome 2, UCI_Dpse_MV25, whole genome shotgun sequence contains the following coding sequences:
- the cic gene encoding putative transcription factor capicua isoform X10 — translation MLSAANATATNAAGAGAAAIAATETYVITNKKQQQQQHQQQQQQQHFVVATNKMVIPATGATTATTTSTTAAAETTQQQQQQQQQQHQQQQQHVLFQPHLHATATTSTPQQQQQAPPQPRQHPKKRKFDPAELDSHVSPSALNCGAGASDIKLQQQQQQQQQRIIIASPLQHAGGSSTYKQHVACSSSSSSNNNGHAATINHQQRTHTPTTAVYYQQQQQQQQQQQQQQRFIFNSHNQQHVQEQHPQPQQQQQQQQQQQPTAVTSVASIGPLDTGKWKTTPSPVLYNANNNNNNGWEGNNSNSGASGNGTGGGGGGAQPLPMPPQTTAVSLVMHAPPPQHQQHQHQQPPAAHLNALPGPGAPPSSVGHATSVIRISSSQQHATTQQQQLPQQSQHPHPHVVASQNQTFHPVIVDATQLTVTSMPVQSMMQQQVPHTSVSFHHPNTPTNTTSVAVTSIVHGHGHGQGQGQGQEKVLPKNGYNAPSHPWYKILPQMPPMTKAPQGPATPTTTTTASNYSVVMMHQQQQQQQQQQQQQPSPQQSPLGGGGVGGAVQQQQTSLNHNNNHMIVPNPMSSPGKPLNCSMNDAKVAAAAAAAAAAAVTHQQAAPVAVAAEEQDDQLDDDVFESTPAPAAAITNGKKQTAAMQRQQTYTSNSNIRKLEECHDDGANGGAPITSAAKRRSQSLSALQQQQQQQAAQQQQQAAAASAAGGAAGGQPAAANKKIRRPMNAFMIFSKKHRKMVHKKHPNQDNRTVSKILGEWWYALKPEQKAQYHELASVVKDEHFKQHPEWKWCSKDRRKSSTSTAAGKAGAAGAAAAAGDAKSRLASVDGSDSLEHDMCPNTPGGQGDHQGDIIPLTIDNYNSACDEAPTTISGGKGGKLLKNELHSDEDEQMLVVEDQPPCKKLDLQCRERVNDSDMDDAPYDYRKQQQQQQEKDQRPQEDHAVGANGQAITAPPTGGSGGDREITLKPKAIKAHPVLESTMLPYAQMSIYTQYTSPKNPIGVTPFQPTGGAFKSMPISPKGCSGSGSGKSDEAAAALQPHIKQEDIKQEPPSPYKLNGGSVSAAGVVSSAPPQNSGGSSGVGAIFNFNVPTATALSQKQFQYPMHHAHRSPTDLRAAAHQACVPSSPAAMSLGHAANMATPPASAPAQIMGAGPAPGPKMFFAMTSQYSLLPRSHQPGTPSLEHLQMEAFAGGYIFKNHNGLPPPVSAQPTMLLHGYTPSHSAEPPASSPSYKSMPSTPKSATYHMSAPPPERGSQEGGEESDMDADGQQFILAPTPAQLGRAPLQRRKNLSQSKSESNVSFGANLGASNGGGQHISRKLHSPTMMDASSPIIGHVNSSSLSSALPTPTSSTTTPNSDEQLPLTPTTSNSNSQPKSPLKGVSAGAGAAAAAAAVAHKKKNDELNNSVLKQVDFEKKYKALPQFQPEDCQSPSAIAVPSSPRVYGTNYRKKNTAPVPVQKLICEDDSIDEPASAPPTTTQRFFGPDFNNELKDQCFTELESSDQTGRSPRTPKTPLQSARSDASEKGHRKVLETRRNLVMQLFAVHGNFPTAQATIAFQTKHIDVFPRKQDLQLKIREVRQKLLGQASCTPHSAGPNTPSDSNSSSTTLSANSAHTTNATPNAAGVKEQQQQDLEQHSQGKANET, via the exons ATGCTCAGCGCTGCCAATGCAACAGCCACAaatgcagcaggagcaggagcagcagcgattGCCGCAACCGAAACTTATGTCATaacaaacaagaaacaacaacagcagcagcatcagcagcaacagcaacagcaacattttgttgttgccaccaACAAAATGGTGATACCTGCCACtggagcaacaacagcaacaactacatccacaacagcagcggcagaaacaacgcagcagcaacaacagcagcagcagcagcaacatcagcaacagcagcaacatgtaCTGTTTCAGCCGCACTTgcatgcaactgcaacaacatccacacctcagcaacagcaacaggcacCACCTCAGCCGCGCCAACATCCCAAGAAGCGAAAATTTGATCCAGCAGAGCTGGACTCACATGTGAGTCCTTCGGCATTGAATTGCGGTGCAGGCGCCAGcgatatcaagctgcaacagcaacaacagcaacagcaacaacgtaTTATAATTGCATCCCCGCTGCAACATGCCGGCGGTAGTAGTACTTACAAGCAacatgtggcatgcagcagcagcagcagcagcaataacaatGGCCATGCGGCAACAATCAATCATCagcaacgcacacacacgcccacAACGGCTGTCTActaccaacagcagcagcaacagcaacagcagcagcagcagcagcagcgttttATCTTTAACTCTCACAATCAGCAACATGTACAGGAGCAACATCcacagccgcaacagcagcagcagcagcaacaacaa CAGCAACCTACCGCCGTGACATCTGTGGCATCGATTGGTCCTTTGGATACGGGAAAATGGAAGACTACGCCCAGTCCGGTCCTTTAcaatgccaacaacaacaacaacaatggatGGGAGgggaacaacagcaacagtggaGCATCAGGAAATGGAacaggagggggaggaggtggagcaCAACCACTGCCAATGCCGCCACAAACAACGGCCGTATCGCTGGTCATGCATGCCCCACCGccgcaacaccagcagcatcaacatcaacaaccACCTGCCGCACACCTCAATGCACTGCCAGGACCTGGAGCGCCGCCCAGCAGTGTGGGGCATGCCACCAGCGTGATACGCAtctccagcagccagcagcatgCGACaactcagcagcagcagctgccgcagcagtcgcagcatCCCCATCCTCACGTGGTTGCGTCTCAGAACCAAACGTTTCATCCCGTGATCGTGGATGCCACACAGCTGACGGTGACGTCCATGCCGGTTCAGTCcatgatgcagcagcaggtgccGCACACTTCGGTTTCATTTCATCATCCCAACACGCCCACCAACACCACCTCTGTGGCAGTCACGTCGATAGTGcatggccacggccacggccagggccagggccagggccaggagaAAGTGTTGCCAAAAAACG GCTACAATGCGCCTAGCCATCCATGGTACAAGATTCTGCCACAAATGCCGCCCATGACCAAGGCGCCACAAGGTCCGGCCAcaccgacaacgacaacgaccgCCAGCAACTACAGCGTGGTCATGAtgcaccaacagcaacagcagcagcaacagcagcagcagcagcagccatcgcCCCAGCAGAGCCCcttgggaggaggaggagtaggaggtgctgtccaacagcagcagacgtCTCTGaatcacaacaacaaccatatGATTGTGCCGAATCCGATGTCGTCGCCCGGCAAGCCGCTCAACTGTTCCATGAACGATGCCAaggtggcagcagctgctgctgcagcagccgccgcagcggtGACCCATCAGCAGGCGGCgccggtggcggtggctgcaGAGGAGCAGGATGACCAGCTGGACGACGATGTGTTCGAATCCACTCCCGCTCCGGCGGCGGCCATAACCAACGGAAAGAAACAGACGGCGGCcatgcagcggcagcaaacgTACACGAGCAACAGCAATATCCGGAAGCTGGAGGAGTGCCATGACGACGGCGCCAATGGAGGAGCACCCATCACTTCGGCTGCCAAGCGGAGGAGTCAATCCTTGAGcgccctgcagcagcagcagcagcaacaggcagcacaacagcagcaacaggcggcagcagcatcggcggCAGGAGGAGCGGCTGGTGGACAGCCAGCGGCAGCGAACAAGAAGATACGCAGGCCGATGAATGCATTCATGATCTTCTCGAAGAAGCACCGCAAGATGGTCCACAAGAAGCATCCGAATCAGGACAATCGAACGGTCAGCAAGATCCTCGGCGAATGGTGGTATGCCCTGAAGCCGGAGCAGAAGGCCCAGTACCATGAGCTGGCGAGCGTCGTGAAGGATGAGCATTTCAAGCAGCATCCCGAgtggaaatggtgctccaagGACCGCCGCAAGTCCTCCACGTCGACGGCTGCCGGCAAggcaggagcagctggagctgctgctgccgcaggcGATGCCAAGTCGCGTCTGGCCTCGGTGGATGGCTCCGATTCGCTGGAGCATGACATGTGCCCCAACACGCCGGGCGGGCAGGGCGATCACCAGGGCGACATCATCCCACTGACGATCGACAACTACAACAGCGCCTGTGATGAAGCGCCCACCACGATCTCTGGCGGCAAGGGGGGCAAGCTCCTGAAGAACGAACTGCACTCGGATGAGGACGAGCAGATGCTGGTGGTGGAGGATCAGCCGCCCTGCAAGAAGCTCGACCTGCAGTGTCGCGAACGTGTAAACGATTCGGACATGGATGATGCCCCCTACGATTACcgcaagcagcaacagcaacagcaggaaaaAGATCAG CGCCCGCAGGAGGATCATGCGGTCGGTGCCAATGGCCAGGCCATAACTGCACCGCCGactggtggcagcggcggcgatCGCGAGATTACGCTCAAGCCGAAGGCAATCAAGGCGCATCCGGTGCTGGAGAGCACCATGCTGCCATATGCCCAGATGTCGATCTATACACAGTACACTAGTCCCAAGAATCCAATCGGTGTAACACCATTCCAACCCACAG GCGGCGCCTTCAAGTCGATGCCCATCAGCCCCAAGggctgcagcggcagtggcagcggcaaatCCGACGAGGCGGCTGCCGCACTGCAGCCACATATCAAGCAGGAGGACATTAAACAGGAGCCACCATCGCCATATAAACTGAACGGCGGCTCGGTATCCGCCGCCGGTGTGGTCAGCAGTGCACCGCCGCAGAACAGTGGTGGGAGCTCCGGTGTGGGAGCCATCTTCAATTTCAATGTGCCAACAGCGACGGCCCTCAGCCAGAAGCAGTTCCAGTATCCCATGCATCACGCGCATCGCAGTCCCACGGACCTGAGAG CAGCCGCCCATCAGGCCTGTGTGCCCTCATCGCCGGCGGCCATGAGTCTGGGACATGCTGCCAATATGGCCACACCACCGGCCTCCGCACCAGCACAGATCATGGGTGCAGGTCCAGCCCCAGGCCCAAAGATGTTCTTTGCCATGACAAGTCAG TACTCCCTGCTGCCGCGGTCCCATCAGCCGGGGACACCCTCGCTGGAGCATCTGCAGATGGAGGCCTTTGCGGGCGGCTATATATTCAAGAATCACAACGGACTGCCGCCACCAGTCAGTGCCCAGCCGACAATGCTGCTCCATGGCTATACGCCGAGTCACAGCGCAGAGCCGCCGGCGAGTTCGCCCTCGTACAAGTCGATGCCCTCCACCCCGAAGTCGGCGACATATCACATGAGTGCACCTCCGCCAGAGCGTGGCAGCCAGGAAGGAGGCGAGGAGAGCGACATGGATGCCGATGGGCAGCAGTTCATATTGGCCCCAACGCCGGCACAATTGGGACGAGCACCGCTGCAGCGGCGCAAGAATTTAT ctcAAAGCAAGTCGGAGAGCAATGTTTCGTTCGGAGCGAATCTGGGGGCCAGCAATGGGGGTGGTCAGCACATCAGTCGGAAGCTGCACTCCCCCACAATGATGGATGCCTCGTCGCCCATCATTGGTCATGTGAATAGTTCCAGCCTCAGTTCGGCACTGCCCACGCCCACCTCCTCGACAACGACGCCCAATAGCGATGAGCAACTGCCTCTGACGCCCACGacgagcaacagcaacagtcaGCCCAAGTCTCCGTTGAAGGGGGTGtcggcaggggcgggggcagcagcagcagcggcagcagtggccCACAAAAAGAAGAACGATGAATTGAACAA CAGTGTACTCAAGCAAGTGGACTTTGAGAAGAAATACAAGGCACTGCCGCAGTTCCAGCCAGAGGATTGCCAGTCGCCCAGTGCCATAGCTGTGCCCTCCTCCCCGCGAGTGTACGGAACCAATTATCGCAAGAAGAACAcagcgccagtgccagtgcagAAGCTAA TTTGCGAAGATGATTCCATTGATGAGCCCGCCTCGGCACCGCCAACCACAACGCAGCGCTTCTTTGGGCCCGACTTTAACAACGAGCTGAAGG ATCAATGTTTTACAGAACTGGAGAGCTCGGATCAGACGGGACGGTCGCCCCGTACGCCCAAGACGCCGCTGCAGAGTGCCAGATCGGATGCCAGCGAGAAGGGGCATCGTAAGGTGCTGGAAACGCGGCGCAATTTGGTTATGCAGCTGTTTGCCGTTCACGGCAACTTCCCAACAGCACAGGCCACAATTGCCTTTCAG ACCAAGCACATCGATGTGTTTCCGCGCAAACAGGATCTGCAGCTGAAGATACGCGAAGTGCGACAAAAGTTGCTGGGACAGGCATCCTGCACACCGCACTCGGCCGGCCCCAATACGCCGTCCGACTCGAATTCGTCGTCGACCACGCTGAGCGCCAACAGTGCACACACCACAAACGCGACACCGAATGCGGCAG GTgtaaaggagcagcagcagcaggacttGGAGCAGCATTCTCAGGGCAAAGCAAATGAAACGTAG
- the cic gene encoding putative transcription factor capicua isoform X12 yields the protein MNAFQDFELGAKLYLQCLLSLSSSRSATPSYTSPVNHAGASPLNAIAHSPVNVSSNHHHRQNFFTPIAATNQSQQPTAVTSVASIGPLDTGKWKTTPSPVLYNANNNNNNGWEGNNSNSGASGNGTGGGGGGAQPLPMPPQTTAVSLVMHAPPPQHQQHQHQQPPAAHLNALPGPGAPPSSVGHATSVIRISSSQQHATTQQQQLPQQSQHPHPHVVASQNQTFHPVIVDATQLTVTSMPVQSMMQQQVPHTSVSFHHPNTPTNTTSVAVTSIVHGHGHGQGQGQGQEKVLPKNGYNAPSHPWYKILPQMPPMTKAPQGPATPTTTTTASNYSVVMMHQQQQQQQQQQQQQPSPQQSPLGGGGVGGAVQQQQTSLNHNNNHMIVPNPMSSPGKPLNCSMNDAKVAAAAAAAAAAAVTHQQAAPVAVAAEEQDDQLDDDVFESTPAPAAAITNGKKQTAAMQRQQTYTSNSNIRKLEECHDDGANGGAPITSAAKRRSQSLSALQQQQQQQAAQQQQQAAAASAAGGAAGGQPAAANKKIRRPMNAFMIFSKKHRKMVHKKHPNQDNRTVSKILGEWWYALKPEQKAQYHELASVVKDEHFKQHPEWKWCSKDRRKSSTSTAAGKAGAAGAAAAAGDAKSRLASVDGSDSLEHDMCPNTPGGQGDHQGDIIPLTIDNYNSACDEAPTTISGGKGGKLLKNELHSDEDEQMLVVEDQPPCKKLDLQCRERVNDSDMDDAPYDYRKQQQQQQEKDQRPQEDHAVGANGQAITAPPTGGSGGDREITLKPKAIKAHPVLESTMLPYAQMSIYTQYTSPKNPIGVTPFQPTGGAFKSMPISPKGCSGSGSGKSDEAAAALQPHIKQEDIKQEPPSPYKLNGGSVSAAGVVSSAPPQNSGGSSGVGAIFNFNVPTATALSQKQFQYPMHHAHRSPTDLRAAHQACVPSSPAAMSLGHAANMATPPASAPAQIMGAGPAPGPKMFFAMTSQYSLLPRSHQPGTPSLEHLQMEAFAGGYIFKNHNGLPPPVSAQPTMLLHGYTPSHSAEPPASSPSYKSMPSTPKSATYHMSAPPPERGSQEGGEESDMDADGQQFILAPTPAQLGRAPLQRRKNLSQSKSESNVSFGANLGASNGGGQHISRKLHSPTMMDASSPIIGHVNSSSLSSALPTPTSSTTTPNSDEQLPLTPTTSNSNSQPKSPLKGVSAGAGAAAAAAAVAHKKKNDELNNVLKQVDFEKKYKALPQFQPEDCQSPSAIAVPSSPRVYGTNYRKKNTAPVPVQKLICEDDSIDEPASAPPTTTQRFFGPDFNNELKDQCFTELESSDQTGRSPRTPKTPLQSARSDASEKGHRKVLETRRNLVMQLFAVHGNFPTAQATIAFQTKHIDVFPRKQDLQLKIREVRQKLLGQASCTPHSAGPNTPSDSNSSSTTLSANSAHTTNATPNAAGVKEQQQQDLEQHSQGKANET from the exons ATGAATGCGTTCCAGGATTTCGAGCTGGGAGCGAAATTATATTTACAGTGCTTAT TATCCCTGAGCAGTTCACGCTCGGCCACGCCATCGTATACATCACCCGTGAATCATGCCGGCGCCTCGCCGCTAAATGCCATCGCCCACTCGCCGGTCAATGTGTCCTCGAACCATCACCACAGGCAGAACTTTTTCACGCCCATTGCTGCCACCAATCAATCCCAGCAACCTACCGCCGTGACATCTGTGGCATCGATTGGTCCTTTGGATACGGGAAAATGGAAGACTACGCCCAGTCCGGTCCTTTAcaatgccaacaacaacaacaacaatggatGGGAGgggaacaacagcaacagtggaGCATCAGGAAATGGAacaggagggggaggaggtggagcaCAACCACTGCCAATGCCGCCACAAACAACGGCCGTATCGCTGGTCATGCATGCCCCACCGccgcaacaccagcagcatcaacatcaacaaccACCTGCCGCACACCTCAATGCACTGCCAGGACCTGGAGCGCCGCCCAGCAGTGTGGGGCATGCCACCAGCGTGATACGCAtctccagcagccagcagcatgCGACaactcagcagcagcagctgccgcagcagtcgcagcatCCCCATCCTCACGTGGTTGCGTCTCAGAACCAAACGTTTCATCCCGTGATCGTGGATGCCACACAGCTGACGGTGACGTCCATGCCGGTTCAGTCcatgatgcagcagcaggtgccGCACACTTCGGTTTCATTTCATCATCCCAACACGCCCACCAACACCACCTCTGTGGCAGTCACGTCGATAGTGcatggccacggccacggccagggccagggccagggccaggagaAAGTGTTGCCAAAAAACG GCTACAATGCGCCTAGCCATCCATGGTACAAGATTCTGCCACAAATGCCGCCCATGACCAAGGCGCCACAAGGTCCGGCCAcaccgacaacgacaacgaccgCCAGCAACTACAGCGTGGTCATGAtgcaccaacagcaacagcagcagcaacagcagcagcagcagcagccatcgcCCCAGCAGAGCCCcttgggaggaggaggagtaggaggtgctgtccaacagcagcagacgtCTCTGaatcacaacaacaaccatatGATTGTGCCGAATCCGATGTCGTCGCCCGGCAAGCCGCTCAACTGTTCCATGAACGATGCCAaggtggcagcagctgctgctgcagcagccgccgcagcggtGACCCATCAGCAGGCGGCgccggtggcggtggctgcaGAGGAGCAGGATGACCAGCTGGACGACGATGTGTTCGAATCCACTCCCGCTCCGGCGGCGGCCATAACCAACGGAAAGAAACAGACGGCGGCcatgcagcggcagcaaacgTACACGAGCAACAGCAATATCCGGAAGCTGGAGGAGTGCCATGACGACGGCGCCAATGGAGGAGCACCCATCACTTCGGCTGCCAAGCGGAGGAGTCAATCCTTGAGcgccctgcagcagcagcagcagcaacaggcagcacaacagcagcaacaggcggcagcagcatcggcggCAGGAGGAGCGGCTGGTGGACAGCCAGCGGCAGCGAACAAGAAGATACGCAGGCCGATGAATGCATTCATGATCTTCTCGAAGAAGCACCGCAAGATGGTCCACAAGAAGCATCCGAATCAGGACAATCGAACGGTCAGCAAGATCCTCGGCGAATGGTGGTATGCCCTGAAGCCGGAGCAGAAGGCCCAGTACCATGAGCTGGCGAGCGTCGTGAAGGATGAGCATTTCAAGCAGCATCCCGAgtggaaatggtgctccaagGACCGCCGCAAGTCCTCCACGTCGACGGCTGCCGGCAAggcaggagcagctggagctgctgctgccgcaggcGATGCCAAGTCGCGTCTGGCCTCGGTGGATGGCTCCGATTCGCTGGAGCATGACATGTGCCCCAACACGCCGGGCGGGCAGGGCGATCACCAGGGCGACATCATCCCACTGACGATCGACAACTACAACAGCGCCTGTGATGAAGCGCCCACCACGATCTCTGGCGGCAAGGGGGGCAAGCTCCTGAAGAACGAACTGCACTCGGATGAGGACGAGCAGATGCTGGTGGTGGAGGATCAGCCGCCCTGCAAGAAGCTCGACCTGCAGTGTCGCGAACGTGTAAACGATTCGGACATGGATGATGCCCCCTACGATTACcgcaagcagcaacagcaacagcaggaaaaAGATCAG CGCCCGCAGGAGGATCATGCGGTCGGTGCCAATGGCCAGGCCATAACTGCACCGCCGactggtggcagcggcggcgatCGCGAGATTACGCTCAAGCCGAAGGCAATCAAGGCGCATCCGGTGCTGGAGAGCACCATGCTGCCATATGCCCAGATGTCGATCTATACACAGTACACTAGTCCCAAGAATCCAATCGGTGTAACACCATTCCAACCCACAG GCGGCGCCTTCAAGTCGATGCCCATCAGCCCCAAGggctgcagcggcagtggcagcggcaaatCCGACGAGGCGGCTGCCGCACTGCAGCCACATATCAAGCAGGAGGACATTAAACAGGAGCCACCATCGCCATATAAACTGAACGGCGGCTCGGTATCCGCCGCCGGTGTGGTCAGCAGTGCACCGCCGCAGAACAGTGGTGGGAGCTCCGGTGTGGGAGCCATCTTCAATTTCAATGTGCCAACAGCGACGGCCCTCAGCCAGAAGCAGTTCCAGTATCCCATGCATCACGCGCATCGCAGTCCCACGGACCTGAGAG CCGCCCATCAGGCCTGTGTGCCCTCATCGCCGGCGGCCATGAGTCTGGGACATGCTGCCAATATGGCCACACCACCGGCCTCCGCACCAGCACAGATCATGGGTGCAGGTCCAGCCCCAGGCCCAAAGATGTTCTTTGCCATGACAAGTCAG TACTCCCTGCTGCCGCGGTCCCATCAGCCGGGGACACCCTCGCTGGAGCATCTGCAGATGGAGGCCTTTGCGGGCGGCTATATATTCAAGAATCACAACGGACTGCCGCCACCAGTCAGTGCCCAGCCGACAATGCTGCTCCATGGCTATACGCCGAGTCACAGCGCAGAGCCGCCGGCGAGTTCGCCCTCGTACAAGTCGATGCCCTCCACCCCGAAGTCGGCGACATATCACATGAGTGCACCTCCGCCAGAGCGTGGCAGCCAGGAAGGAGGCGAGGAGAGCGACATGGATGCCGATGGGCAGCAGTTCATATTGGCCCCAACGCCGGCACAATTGGGACGAGCACCGCTGCAGCGGCGCAAGAATTTAT ctcAAAGCAAGTCGGAGAGCAATGTTTCGTTCGGAGCGAATCTGGGGGCCAGCAATGGGGGTGGTCAGCACATCAGTCGGAAGCTGCACTCCCCCACAATGATGGATGCCTCGTCGCCCATCATTGGTCATGTGAATAGTTCCAGCCTCAGTTCGGCACTGCCCACGCCCACCTCCTCGACAACGACGCCCAATAGCGATGAGCAACTGCCTCTGACGCCCACGacgagcaacagcaacagtcaGCCCAAGTCTCCGTTGAAGGGGGTGtcggcaggggcgggggcagcagcagcagcggcagcagtggccCACAAAAAGAAGAACGATGAATTGAACAA TGTACTCAAGCAAGTGGACTTTGAGAAGAAATACAAGGCACTGCCGCAGTTCCAGCCAGAGGATTGCCAGTCGCCCAGTGCCATAGCTGTGCCCTCCTCCCCGCGAGTGTACGGAACCAATTATCGCAAGAAGAACAcagcgccagtgccagtgcagAAGCTAA TTTGCGAAGATGATTCCATTGATGAGCCCGCCTCGGCACCGCCAACCACAACGCAGCGCTTCTTTGGGCCCGACTTTAACAACGAGCTGAAGG ATCAATGTTTTACAGAACTGGAGAGCTCGGATCAGACGGGACGGTCGCCCCGTACGCCCAAGACGCCGCTGCAGAGTGCCAGATCGGATGCCAGCGAGAAGGGGCATCGTAAGGTGCTGGAAACGCGGCGCAATTTGGTTATGCAGCTGTTTGCCGTTCACGGCAACTTCCCAACAGCACAGGCCACAATTGCCTTTCAG ACCAAGCACATCGATGTGTTTCCGCGCAAACAGGATCTGCAGCTGAAGATACGCGAAGTGCGACAAAAGTTGCTGGGACAGGCATCCTGCACACCGCACTCGGCCGGCCCCAATACGCCGTCCGACTCGAATTCGTCGTCGACCACGCTGAGCGCCAACAGTGCACACACCACAAACGCGACACCGAATGCGGCAG GTgtaaaggagcagcagcagcaggacttGGAGCAGCATTCTCAGGGCAAAGCAAATGAAACGTAG